GGGATACATTCCATAGGGCGTTTCGGGGGGTGGCGCTACGAGGTGGGGAACATGGATCACTCTTTCCTTGCCGGTATTGAGGCCGCTGAGGAAAAGAGATAAGCCCCAGGCCGGGATTTTAGAAACCTGATAAACTGCCGATATATATTGGGTAAGCAGTACGGGGCTTTTAAAACGGTGGTATTGGAGATTTGGAAAAAATGGGTGTCGGATCCGGCATATCTTTTTGCGTAATAACCGGCGGGTTCAGGCCCGACCGGATGGAAAACCTGATTCGGAGCATCATCCGCATGGAGGTTCCGAACTACGAGATACTCGTGTGCGGATGGCATCCCGGCGGTGAGACGGACGGGCGGATCGATTACGTCGAGAAGCGCGACTGGGCCGGGAGAGCGGAGGTCTGCCGCATGCGAAACTTCAATGCCGCGCGGGCAAAATTCGATACCATTATTATTCTCGACGATGACGTGGAATTCACGCCAACATGGTGGCGAGAGGTGCGGGTACTGGGCGATTTCGACCTCGCCGGATGCCGGGGAGTTGACGGCAACGGCAACAGATGGTGGGATTGGCAGAGAGTCGAGAGGGGTAATCCTCTCTCGGCTCCTGCCCTACTCGAGTACGGGGAGACCCACCCCGACGCCTACATAAGCGGATACTTCATGATGATGAGGAAAAGCGTCTGGGAGGCGGTGAAGTTCGATGAATCGCGCCGCAATTACCAGCATGACGATATAGATTTCTGCCACCGGGTCACCGACAAGGGGTATTCCCTGAAGGTGTTTCCGCAGGCTACGGTTATTCATCACGTCGACCTCCGCGGGCGGGATGAAAGTGAAAACGCCAGGAGGGAATTCATTGCAAAGAACGCCGAGTTGAAATCTGTAGGTGATGAAGCCCGGTTCTACCTCTCTATGAAGGAATACCTGAAGGCGATACCTCTTTACAAGAAGGTGGCGAAGAATGATCCATCTTTCAGGACTTATTACAATCTCGGCTACTGCTATCAGCAGCTGGGCGCACTAGGGAACGCGGCGCGCTACTATCTCCAGGCGATAGAGGTGAGCGGCAGCGAGGATACTCCCAGGCTCGCCTCGGCGTATCTACACCTCGGAGAGATATTCATCAAGAAGGGGCATTACGAATACGCCGAAGGGTCGCTTAAAAAGGCTCTCGCGTTCCTCCCTGAAAACAGGAGAGCCGAAGAGCTTCTCGATTCGCTCACAGGCGCTATACTGGCAAGATGAAGATCGTTCTTTCCAATTCCGTCGGTATCGGTTCCGATGGCGAAAGGTATGTGCACTTCCCTTCGAGATGGTCGGCGGTCGAATCGCCATCATGGTACGACCACAGAAAGGGGAGGATGACCTTCTACCCCTTCATGCTCGCGTACGGTTCGGCCCTTTTGAAACGGGAGACGGAGTTCGACGTGAAATTCCTCGACCCGAACCTCAACGACTGGAACCATTCGGAATCGCTGAAAAATATCGTTAATGAAAAACCTGACTGGCTCGTTATGGAGAGTTCCACGCTCTCGTTCGACATGGATATGAAGCTCGCGCTTGCCGCCAGGGAAGAGTGCGGATGCAAATTGATCTTTGCGGGCCAGCACCCCTCCGCCTTTCCGGAAGAGGCGTTGAAAGCAGGAGCCGATGTCGTCTGCATAGGCGAATACGAATTCACTCTACTTGAGTTTTTCAAATCAGCTCATCCTGAAAAGGTCGCGGGTATCTATCCGAACGGGCGAAGGGAGCTGGCCGATCCGAATCTTCTCCCTTGGCCGGAAGACGACGACGTCCGCCGGATAGACTACATCGAGCCGGTTGTCAGCAGGTATCGTGAGGTCGAGATGTTTTCAAGCCGTGGTTGCCCGCTGGCGTGCAACTTCTGCGTGGCGTCCAACGTCTATTACGGCGGAGCCGGGAGCTGGAGGCCGAGAAACGTCGACGACGTTACCAATGAGATTGCGGCAATGAAATCGAAGTACCCGGAGATGGAAGGTGTCTTCTTCGACGATGAAATACATAACGGCAGGAAGGAATTCACGATGGAGCTTTGCCGCTCTATCGTTGACAAGGGGCTGGATACGCTGAAGTACAACGCCATGTGCGGATACTGGAACATGGACAGCGAGATGCTCTCCGCGATGAAGAGGGCCGGGTATTACCGCCTTCGCGTAGGTATTGAGACAGCCGACAGCGGAGTGGCGAAGCGGATAGGGAAGAGCCATTCGATGAAGAGGCTCTACCGGGCGCTTGAGTGCGCCGCCAGCGAAGGGATAGAGGTCTACGGCACGTTCACCTACGGCGCGACAGGATCGTCTGCGGAAAGCGACAGGGGGACGACTGAATTGGTAAAGGATCTTCTGCGAAAAGGCCTTTTGTGCGATATTCAGATATCGATCTGCACACCGCAACCCGGCACGCCATTCTTCAAGGAGGCAAGGGAATCAGGGAGACTCGCCGGAGATGACTGGAAAAAATTCGACGGCGGGCGGAATGTGATCGCGGGATACCCCCACTACTCTTCAAAGGAAATTGAACAGGTGGTCAGCGAAGCGAGGCGCGCGTCGTCGCTTTTCGGAGGCGCGACACGGTTTGCCGGGGTTGATTTTTCGGATGTAGGGGAGTTCCTCTCTGCCTGCGAAGGAAATATCCTGATTATCGGTTCCGGCCCCGCATGGCAGAGCGAAAAGATATTGGACGAGATCAAAACCGCCGGGTGCATCTCCCGAACGCATATGCTCGCGAGGAAAGACCTGAAAGGGGAGTTTGCAGAAAGGGTGAACATAACCACTTTCGGGGACGGCCCGTTGACCATCGAGAGCCTTGGCGATGAAACCTTGCGGAGCATTAAAGAGAAAAACATCTCTTCGGTTATCGTTCAGGTAAACCATAACAGGGCCGACATCTCCGATTACGAGGAGATATTCCGGCTTGCAGAAACAGTCTGTCCGAGCATGGCGGCGGTGAACGTCAGCGGTAATGTTCTTCCAGTTCCTTTGCCGAAGGCGGGAGAGGCAGCCGGATCGAAATGAGATCGGTCTGTTTCCGCACCTACCGCCCGAAATATTCCGGCTATGGGTACGGCACCCTCGAGTTCGCGAGCGCGCTGAAGAAATATGGATACGAGTTTGACCTGGAATACGCCCTTGAAGAATCGAAACCGACAAAAAGGGATATCGTGATCCACTCCGGTTTTCCCCACTTTTTCCGCATTGAAAAGGGGAAGATAAACATCGCGCGTGTGATGCTCGAATCCGATTCTCTTCCGCGCCTATGGGCCGAAATCCTGAACGGAATGGACGAAGTCTGGGTAGCGGCGACCTTCAACGCGAAGACGTTCGCCAAGGGGGGGGTCGACAAGAAGAAGATCTTCGTAATTCCCGATATGGCAGTATTACCGGATCAGGGAGAGAAACGCGCAGTCAATAAAAAGGTGGATGTAAAATCCGGGCCGTTCAGGTTCCTCTCGGTGTTCCTCGATCTCTCTTTGAGAAAGGGTTGGGACGTAATGCTGGAAGAGTTCGTTTTCACCTTTGGCGGAAGTCCCGATGTGGAGTGGGTTGTACAGTGCGCTTCCGATTCCGCTCTCGAACTGAAGGAGCGCCTCAAAGCGCTGGCGGAATCGGGCTTCCCGGTCGGCAACATAACCGTCCTCGGCAAACGACCTTCGCGCGAAGAGATGGTCTCGCTTTACGCGTCTGCCGACTGTTATGTCCTCCCGTCAAGGGGTGAAGGTTTCGGAAGACCGTATCTTGAGGCGGCGTCGATGGGTCTCCCCGTAATAGCTACCGGCTGGGGGGGGCAGCTTGATTTTCTGAATAAACGGAACAGCCGTCTGCTGAAGTACAAGCTGGTGAAGGTTCCCGCGCCTGACGCGCTAGACTGCTATTTCCTCGCCGGACAAAAATGGGCGGAGCCTTCGGGGAACGACCTCTCGTTTGCGCTAAAGGAATCGCTGGATCGATCCCGTTTCGAGCCTGTCGATTGTTCAAAGTTTTCTGAAGAGTCGGTGATGAAACTGGTGAACAGGCGGCTGGAAAAAGTAAAGAAGTATTCCCGCCCGGGGAAGGTGTTGAAACCGGAGATAATCGTTTACGACAAAGAGTGGAACGAAAAGTTCCCTTCGCCAAAGCAGTTCGCAGGGATGTTGAGGAAAACCGGAAAAAGATTCGCGATTGCGGGAACGGGGTGGAACGCGGGGTGGCTGGCGGAATTCCTGGAAAAGGAGAAGTTAAAGGTAGAGTTTTTCATCGACCGCAAGGCCGGGCGCTTCGCAGGAAAAAAGGTGATGGATGTAAGGAAGATTTCCGGCAAGGAAGCTGTCGACGCGATCCTCATCTCCACATATCCGGGTTCGTTTGCCGAGTGGGTCGAGATGCTAAGCGAGAAACAGAGAGCCATCCCGGTGATCTTCTACCGTCAGGCAGATTAAACCTCTTAATTATTGCTGATGCTTTTAATGATTACCTTGTTGTCCAACTCCCGTTGATAACGAGGGGACTATCGGGGAATTATCCTAGCTTTCTGATCAAAGCTATGCCGTAGTCGGCTGGCGAGGTGTGAATTTCGAGCAGTTCATAGCCAGGATCGTTCTTCAATCTTCCATCTATCAATTTCCTCGGCCCGTCCCATCCGCAATGTTCCGGGTAGATATCATGCAGGATGATATACCCCCCGTTCTTTACAAACGGTGATAGCGCATTAAAATCATTCGCGCACCCCTCTTCCGTGTGATCGCCGTCGATGAAGAGAATGTCCAGGCCGTCAAGCGATGCGGCAACTTCTTTCCCATTCACGCAGGAATCCCCTTTGTGAAATTTTACGCGGTGGGAAAGCCCCGCTTTCCTGATGTAACTCTCCGCAAGCCCTTTTGGATCTTCCACCGGCTCGGAGAAGTGGGGGAGCCACGGTTTGATAGTGTTGAATCTGTCGACGCCATGCAGAATTCCGTCACCACCCGCCTGTTCCAGTCCAGCGGCAATCCAGAGGGATGATATCCCGATGTAGCATCCTATCTCAAGGACGGTCGACGGGGCGATGTTCGCGATGAAGGTGCGGAGGAGGTCCCCCTGTGCCGGTGAAAGAGGCGCCGGATAGGATGCTTTTTCGCGGTACATCCCTGCCAGCGCGACAGCCCACGGTTCGGACGAGTTCTTCAGATGACCCGGTATGACATACATTATTCAGAGTTCTTTATCAGCTTTCGGTTTCCCGGACAGGCTCGCCGATGAGAACGTTTTTCCTGAAAACTTTCAGGCTGTTATATCCGAGCGACGCGAGCGAAATGGCGAGCCCGAAAAGGAGGGCCGAGATAACGGCGATAAGCCAGTTTCCGGAGCCGATGTTTTGAATGAAAAGCGCCGCGAGTGCCGAGAGGGAGACGCCGAACATGAACACCATCGGGATTTTTACGAAGAGCGATTCCCTTCCGCTTTTTTCGAGCCATATCGCCCCGGCCAAAAGCGCCAGCGCGCCGAGAAGCTGGTTTGCGGAACCGAACACAGGCCAG
This sequence is a window from Nitrospinota bacterium. Protein-coding genes within it:
- a CDS encoding tetratricopeptide repeat protein encodes the protein MGVGSGISFCVITGGFRPDRMENLIRSIIRMEVPNYEILVCGWHPGGETDGRIDYVEKRDWAGRAEVCRMRNFNAARAKFDTIIILDDDVEFTPTWWREVRVLGDFDLAGCRGVDGNGNRWWDWQRVERGNPLSAPALLEYGETHPDAYISGYFMMMRKSVWEAVKFDESRRNYQHDDIDFCHRVTDKGYSLKVFPQATVIHHVDLRGRDESENARREFIAKNAELKSVGDEARFYLSMKEYLKAIPLYKKVAKNDPSFRTYYNLGYCYQQLGALGNAARYYLQAIEVSGSEDTPRLASAYLHLGEIFIKKGHYEYAEGSLKKALAFLPENRRAEELLDSLTGAILAR
- a CDS encoding B12-binding domain-containing radical SAM protein is translated as MKIVLSNSVGIGSDGERYVHFPSRWSAVESPSWYDHRKGRMTFYPFMLAYGSALLKRETEFDVKFLDPNLNDWNHSESLKNIVNEKPDWLVMESSTLSFDMDMKLALAAREECGCKLIFAGQHPSAFPEEALKAGADVVCIGEYEFTLLEFFKSAHPEKVAGIYPNGRRELADPNLLPWPEDDDVRRIDYIEPVVSRYREVEMFSSRGCPLACNFCVASNVYYGGAGSWRPRNVDDVTNEIAAMKSKYPEMEGVFFDDEIHNGRKEFTMELCRSIVDKGLDTLKYNAMCGYWNMDSEMLSAMKRAGYYRLRVGIETADSGVAKRIGKSHSMKRLYRALECAASEGIEVYGTFTYGATGSSAESDRGTTELVKDLLRKGLLCDIQISICTPQPGTPFFKEARESGRLAGDDWKKFDGGRNVIAGYPHYSSKEIEQVVSEARRASSLFGGATRFAGVDFSDVGEFLSACEGNILIIGSGPAWQSEKILDEIKTAGCISRTHMLARKDLKGEFAERVNITTFGDGPLTIESLGDETLRSIKEKNISSVIVQVNHNRADISDYEEIFRLAETVCPSMAAVNVSGNVLPVPLPKAGEAAGSK
- a CDS encoding glycosyltransferase, translating into MRSVCFRTYRPKYSGYGYGTLEFASALKKYGYEFDLEYALEESKPTKRDIVIHSGFPHFFRIEKGKINIARVMLESDSLPRLWAEILNGMDEVWVAATFNAKTFAKGGVDKKKIFVIPDMAVLPDQGEKRAVNKKVDVKSGPFRFLSVFLDLSLRKGWDVMLEEFVFTFGGSPDVEWVVQCASDSALELKERLKALAESGFPVGNITVLGKRPSREEMVSLYASADCYVLPSRGEGFGRPYLEAASMGLPVIATGWGGQLDFLNKRNSRLLKYKLVKVPAPDALDCYFLAGQKWAEPSGNDLSFALKESLDRSRFEPVDCSKFSEESVMKLVNRRLEKVKKYSRPGKVLKPEIIVYDKEWNEKFPSPKQFAGMLRKTGKRFAIAGTGWNAGWLAEFLEKEKLKVEFFIDRKAGRFAGKKVMDVRKISGKEAVDAILISTYPGSFAEWVEMLSEKQRAIPVIFYRQAD
- a CDS encoding class I SAM-dependent methyltransferase — protein: MYVIPGHLKNSSEPWAVALAGMYREKASYPAPLSPAQGDLLRTFIANIAPSTVLEIGCYIGISSLWIAAGLEQAGGDGILHGVDRFNTIKPWLPHFSEPVEDPKGLAESYIRKAGLSHRVKFHKGDSCVNGKEVAASLDGLDILFIDGDHTEEGCANDFNALSPFVKNGGYIILHDIYPEHCGWDGPRKLIDGRLKNDPGYELLEIHTSPADYGIALIRKLG